Proteins from a single region of Pseudomonas phenolilytica:
- a CDS encoding ABC transporter substrate-binding protein yields the protein MKAKHWLFSALLLVSAFAQAQEKFKVGYIRVMDDAQAMVAHEAGLYAKHGLDVELIEFSSGTDLIKAIVGGQLDTGVLGFTNAVAWASKGADLKVVGGAQQGYHSILVREQTGIADVAGLKGHSLASQREGSTADAVLRGVTLKAAGLKPSDVNIMGVSPAVAVQSLVSGRVDAAFLFEPYDRIAQLVAPVKQVYEIGEVWPFPCMVVITSGDTLAKRKDAVWKSLDAQRDAISLLEQQPAEAAKLIADYFIAEPTLKTLKRGELPRETVIEEAIATQTFSAKLDDQDLARIQELADILQEQGSLKTRDGKAFDTRAILDLSWQAARQL from the coding sequence ATGAAAGCAAAGCATTGGCTGTTCTCGGCACTTTTGCTCGTGAGCGCATTCGCTCAAGCACAGGAAAAATTCAAGGTCGGTTATATCCGGGTAATGGACGATGCGCAGGCAATGGTGGCGCATGAGGCCGGCCTGTATGCCAAGCATGGTCTTGATGTCGAGCTGATCGAGTTCAGTTCCGGCACCGATCTGATCAAGGCAATTGTCGGCGGCCAGCTGGATACCGGCGTGCTGGGCTTCACCAACGCTGTGGCCTGGGCTTCGAAGGGCGCGGACCTGAAAGTGGTTGGCGGCGCTCAACAGGGCTATCACTCGATTCTGGTCCGCGAGCAGACCGGCATAGCCGATGTTGCCGGTCTCAAGGGGCATAGCCTGGCGTCCCAGCGTGAAGGTAGTACCGCCGATGCCGTGCTGCGCGGTGTGACGCTGAAGGCCGCCGGTCTCAAGCCGAGTGACGTCAACATCATGGGCGTCAGCCCGGCGGTCGCGGTGCAATCGCTGGTTTCCGGGCGGGTCGACGCAGCCTTTCTGTTCGAGCCCTATGACCGCATCGCGCAACTGGTCGCGCCGGTCAAGCAGGTCTACGAGATTGGCGAGGTCTGGCCTTTCCCCTGCATGGTGGTGATCACCTCCGGTGACACGCTGGCCAAGCGCAAGGATGCAGTGTGGAAGTCCCTCGATGCCCAGCGCGACGCCATCAGTCTGCTCGAGCAGCAACCGGCTGAGGCAGCCAAGCTGATCGCCGACTACTTCATCGCCGAACCGACGCTCAAAACTCTCAAACGTGGCGAACTGCCTCGCGAGACTGTAATCGAGGAGGCCATAGCGACCCAGACGTTCAGCGCCAAGCTCGACGATCAGGATCTGGCACGCATTCAGGAGCTCGCCGATATCCTGCAGGAACAAGGCTCGCTGAAGACCCGCGATGGCAAGGCATTCGATACCCGCGCGATCCTTGATCTGTCTTGGCAGGCTGCCCGCCAGCTCTGA
- a CDS encoding YbaB/EbfC family nucleoid-associated protein, producing the protein MMKGGMAGLMKQAQQMQEKMQKMQEELANAEVTGQSGAGLVSVVMNGRHDVKRVSLDDSLMQEDKEILEDLIAAAVNDAVRKIEQNSQEKMAGMTAGMQLPPGFKMPF; encoded by the coding sequence ATGATGAAAGGTGGCATGGCCGGCCTGATGAAGCAGGCGCAGCAGATGCAGGAAAAGATGCAGAAAATGCAGGAAGAGCTGGCGAATGCCGAAGTCACCGGCCAGTCCGGTGCGGGCCTGGTCAGCGTGGTGATGAACGGCCGTCATGACGTCAAGCGTGTCAGCCTGGACGACAGCCTGATGCAGGAAGACAAGGAAATCCTCGAGGATCTGATTGCCGCCGCGGTCAATGACGCCGTGCGCAAGATCGAGCAGAACAGTCAGGAAAAGATGGCCGGTATGACTGCCGGCATGCAGCTGCCACCCGGATTCAAAATGCCGTTCTAA
- the recR gene encoding recombination mediator RecR, protein MSFSPLIRQLIDALRILPGVGQKTAQRMALQLLERDRSGGLRLAQALTRAMEGVGYCRQCRTLSEDDLCPQCADPRRDDALLCVVQSPVDVFAVEQTGFRGRYFVLKGHLSPLDGLGPEAIGIPELLTRVADGAFAEVILATNPTVEGEATAHYIAQMLVPKGLTISRIAHGVPLGGELDLVDGGTLAHALAGRKPINL, encoded by the coding sequence ATGAGTTTCAGCCCCCTGATTCGCCAGCTCATCGATGCGTTGCGGATTCTGCCCGGCGTCGGACAGAAGACCGCGCAACGCATGGCCCTGCAGTTGCTCGAGCGTGATCGCAGCGGTGGTTTGCGTCTGGCGCAGGCGTTGACCCGGGCGATGGAAGGCGTCGGTTACTGTCGCCAATGCCGCACGCTGAGCGAGGATGATCTCTGCCCGCAATGCGCCGATCCGCGACGCGACGATGCGCTGTTGTGCGTGGTGCAAAGCCCGGTGGATGTGTTCGCGGTCGAGCAGACAGGGTTTCGCGGGCGCTATTTCGTCCTCAAAGGGCATCTCTCGCCGCTCGACGGTCTCGGCCCCGAGGCCATCGGCATACCCGAGCTGCTCACACGGGTGGCCGATGGTGCGTTCGCTGAAGTGATTCTGGCGACCAATCCGACGGTAGAAGGCGAGGCCACGGCGCACTACATCGCCCAGATGCTGGTGCCCAAAGGCTTGACCATCAGTCGCATCGCCCATGGCGTGCCGCTGGGCGGTGAACTGGATCTGGTCGATGGCGGTACGCTGGCCCACGCGCTGGCCGGACGTAAACCAATCAATCTGTGA